AGACCAGAAAACTTCAAGCCTACCCCATTCTTTCTTAGGCACACCTAAAGCTTTCCACACTGCTTCAGAAGCATCCACAATATTATTTCTACATCCTCTACTTGTGTCACATTCATCAACAACCATAGCTTTTGTACTCTTCCCATTTGCATAAATTGTTATCTTTTCAAAACATCTTTTCCCTTTACTGTACCATCCAGTTGATAAAGCCACAATTGGAATAGAATTATCGTAATATTTGCCACTACATTCTGAAGGACCTCCTCCTCCGCCACCTTTTCGAAAGTCATTGATCGTTAAAATAGCCTTTGTACGACCAAAAACTGCAAGTGAAAATTTCCCTTCTTTTGCATCTGGCGCCCTGTGCCTTTGAGCTTCAACAGTTAATGTATTACTACAAGCTATGAAAATAAGGATCAAGAAAGCAACAAAATGAAGTAGGGTAAAGTAAGTTCCCATGTtcattgttgcacttagtttcaTCCTAAATGtttgaaaatattgtttaacttAGTGTTTTTTCTTTGTGGTGAAGAGCTGATATAATAACTTTGCTATTTATAGAACGATTTGCCGGCCCAAGTCCCAACAACATGATTTTTATTATAGTGGTGGTCATGTAAATCCAAACCGTGGAACACAATGGGGTAAAAATACTAAGTAACGGTACAAGAAAAATAACAATGTCTGCGACTATGAAATTTTGGCTTGATAGGTacaaataaaatatgttgcgacTGTACTGTTTGTTTTGTAGATGTGACATCTTTGAAATTTTAGGTGGTTAATTTTTACATGTAGTAATTTCTTTTTGCTCTAAAAAAAGTAAAGTAGATTTTTACCCCTATATCTTTGATGGCTAATTACGTTTAATGTTTTATTTATGTCTCATGCGAGCCGCCACAGTTACATTTTGCGGCAAGCGGTGTTATGTGATACCTTTTCGGCAAGCGGTGTTATGTGATACCTTTTCGTCGaatatgtatatgtagtatacaaaacaaaaaaatattaggtataaatataaaaaaatcgcTTGTTATTATAGTGATTTATTCACTTGTTTATTTTTCAAATGTTGACATCGCTTACCAAAAATTCTTTGAACGCCACTAAATGCAAGGCTGTCTTAAAGTTCTCTTTGTCTAGAAAGAAAGGATTATTTGAAGTTACCACCGAAGTATTTTAGACCTAAAAGTCAACTTTTTTGTAAGAGCAGTCGATATGTGTATCAGTCTATTGAAGAGCAAAATTAAATGGTTACCTGATTAACCGATCGATTCTCAAATCAAATTATAGAGCAAATCATAATTATATTACTAAATATTCGATTATTTTTCCAATGTAGAAACGATCAACACAAGTGATGAATCCACGAATTAAAGGTTGCGAGTGCACTAAAATTGTACACAAATCATATCGTCTGAATCGACAGCAACACCGGTCATCGGTAATAACGAAATATGTTAATCAATCCTCCTTTTCAAGAGGGAAACGTACCtttttggaaaattatagaaTTTTATAAACGAtatgtttgcagaaaatgagaaAATATATAGATTTGAACAGCATGCATTAGCAATTGACTTAGAGAAAATTTACCTGCATCGGTGTTTACATTGTTAACTTAATTATCATGATTAAGTGTATGTGCGAACATATGTCATGCATTTATTGACATATTCTATACAAATATTTATTTGGTATAAATACTCGATGCAGATAAGTTTTTACGTGATTCCTTCTAACCGATTCACTGCTTATTCAAATAAACTTTTTGTTTTGAAAACTCTTTCTAACTGACATATAGTGTCACTAATCacgtcttttttttttcttttgaacaaGTGTTCTAAATCCAAAAATTTGTACTTTTATTTGAGTTTCTAAAATAAAGCTACAGATTTTGGCTGGTGTGACTTTCCGGCGTCAATCTGGATTAGTCAGGCAGAGGCAAATATCGATATCGAGtgagaaataaaatataaaaagttaaaaGCTTTGATCCTGCAATTATTACCGGCAAGGTGGGTCAGATTAACAACGAAATTAAAAGAAACTGCTAAACAAATTGGGTCAACAGATATTTGAAGGAGTCCACTTAAGTAATTGGTAACCACTATGTTGAGTTGTTGACTGTAAGAGCATAGAGGCATCTTCTAAGTCAAAATAATATGTACAAGTGAATAGAAACAAGTGATATTGtatctttttttttgtttgtctCGGACCAATATTATTGAGTTTTCATCAGATAACCTTATGAATTACTCTAGTTATTATTGTTCTCTTGCAAACACTGCAACTTTTATCTGCCGGTCAGATGGTCTAACGAGAGAAATGAAAGTGATTGACACAAGAGCTCCTATAAGTGTTTGTGTCAGAGAAGCGATTCTGGGACGAATTTGCATTTATACGTTTGGAAAATCATGAAAAATAGGATGTGGGCTCAAATTAAGAAACCAAGTATAAATGGATAATTACTAATGTTTAAATTTAGTTCAAACAGCTTCATACGCATCCATAAGAGTAGCAAGAAAAAAGTGTTATTATTGGACATACTGATAATGTAAAAACTCTTTACACTGTAGTGTACATAAGCCAAATCCTTTTTATTGCGACAGCGTAACAAGATTAAGGCAAAGTAAGCCTTGCAAACAGTTTATTATTGAAATGAAAGCTAAGGAGGAAGACTTTATTATCTTTGCAAATATAACCATACAAAAGATTAAATTGATTAATCAGACCAGAAGATTTCAAGCCAACCCCAGTCTTTTTTAGGAACACCCAAAGCTTTCCACACAGCTTCAGAAGCATCCACAATATTATTTCTACATCCTCTACTTGTGTCACATTCGTCAACAACCATTGCTTTTGTACTCTTCCCATTTGCATAAATTGTTATCTTATCAAAACATCGTCTCCCTTTATTGTACCATCCAGTTGATAAAGCCACAATTGGAATAGAATTATCGTAATATTTGCCACTACATTCTGAAGGACCCCATCCTTCACCACCTTTTCGAAAGTCATTGATAGTTAAAATAGCCTTTGTACGACCAGAAACTGCAAGTGAAAATTTCCCTTCTTTTGTATCTGGCGCCCTGTGCCTTTGAGCTTCAACAACTAATGTGTTACTACAAGCCATGGAAATAAGGATCAAGAAAGCAACAAAATGAGCTAGACTTAGGTAATTAATCCCCTTGCTCATTGTTGCACTAATTAGTTTCATATAAGGTGTTTGAGAATTTTGTTAATTTGGTGTTTATCCTTTTTTGTGTGGTGAGGAGATGATATAATTGCTTTGCTATTTATAGAACGATTGCCGGCCCAACGAACA
The DNA window shown above is from Nicotiana tomentosiformis chromosome 8, ASM39032v3, whole genome shotgun sequence and carries:
- the LOC104100611 gene encoding putative ripening-related protein 2 gives rise to the protein MGTYFTLLHFVAFLILIFIACSNTLTVEAQRHRAPDAKEGKFSLAVFGRTKAILTINDFRKGGGGGGPSECSGKYYDNSIPIVALSTGWYSKGKRCFEKITIYANGKSTKAMVVDECDTSRGCRNNIVDASEAVWKALGVPKKEWGRLEVFWSD
- the LOC104100605 gene encoding putative ripening-related protein 2, whose product is MSKGINYLSLAHFVAFLILISMACSNTLVVEAQRHRAPDTKEGKFSLAVSGRTKAILTINDFRKGGEGWGPSECSGKYYDNSIPIVALSTGWYNKGRRCFDKITIYANGKSTKAMVVDECDTSRGCRNNIVDASEAVWKALGVPKKDWGWLEIFWSD